GAGCAAAAAATAGGATGACTAATCCTGCCGAAAAGGGAAACCGGGCCAGTCGTTCAGCCACATGGCCCGCGACATGGTGCCATACGGGATCGATGGGTTGTAGCAGGCGAGGGGAGAGTTTGCCTTCGACGACTTCTCGCTCGAAGTCCCAAATCACCCAGACGATCGTGAATTGTCGAACGATGAAGACAGAGATGAAGTAGCGGGCAAAGTCTAGGGCTGTGAGTGAGAATTGCCCCTCTGTGGCTGCTTGAGACCAGACTCCCATCATGATAAGGGGGAGTGAATTGGCTAATACCCATAGCAGCAACTCTGCTCGGTATTCCAACATATAAGCGTAATAGACGGTCAAGAAAGTCGTGATTTTCCGGAGAACAGCACTCATGTGACTTTGCCCGATTGAAAGACTCGCCGAATAATTTCTTCAATGGGTGGGTCTGTGATAGTTAAGTCGAGTACCTGAAGATTGGCCAATATTTTCGAGACGGTGTGGGTAAGGGTTTCCCGAAGGACTAGTAGGCGAATTTCTCGTCCAGCGATCTCTTCGACTTCACCATATTGCCCTAAGGTGATTGGATCGGGCGTTTGCATGAGTTCTAATTTGACTTCCCGATAGGGAGCAAAGCGGTTCATTAACTGATTGAGGACGCCATCATAAATGAGTTGACCTTGATGAATTAAGAGAACGCGATCGCACAGGGCCGTAATATCTGCCATATAGTGGCTGGTCAGCAAAATCGTAGCACCGTAGCGTTGGTTGTATTCCCGCAGAAACTCACGAACGCTGACTTGAGCATTGACATCTAGACCTAGGGTGGGCTCATCAAGAAAGAGAACCTGGGGGCGATGTAAGAGGGCAGCCAGTAGCTCTGCTTTCATCCGCTCCCCCAGGGAAAGTTTGCGCACGGGTTGAGTGAGCTTCCCCCCTAAAGACAGCATCTCCGAGAGTTCATCCACCCGATACTGAAACTCATGGGGGCTGATTTTATAAACTGCTGCGTTGATCCGCAAAGAATCTAAAGCCGGCAAGTCCCACAGTAGTTGCTGCTTTTGCCCCATGACTAAGGTGATCTTTTCTAGGAAGGCAGAGCTGCGTCGGAACGGAATTTGGCCTGCGACTTGTACCTGCCCCCCCGAAGGATGAATCAAACCGGTCAACATTTTTAAGGTTGTGGTTTTGCCTGCACCATTCGGACCTAAAAAGCCAACAACCTCTCCGGGTTCAATCTTAAAGGTGACGGACTGCACCGCTTTGACGAGGCGATGTTGTCGCTGAAAAAAGTGAGATAGAGTGCCTTTGAATCCGGGTTGCTTAATGGCAACTGGATAAACTTTATCAAGATGGTCGCAAGTGATGATGGTCATACCCTTACTGTAGACAAGAAATGCCTGAGTGGCTAAGTAGGGAAAGACTTCTGTTTCGATGCAGGGTCAGCAAGAATTTGTAATATGGTTTGCTGTACCAGGGGATTATTCAACATTTGAATATGGTTGACAGGTAGGATTACGGAGCGACTGCAATCGTCCAGCTGCATTTCCTTTATGGTGAGAATGCCATCATTCACTTCGTTGCCAAAAAAGCTCCAAGTCCCTCGGGGGCCATTCGTCCCCGCAATAATAATATGAGGAATGGCTAAATTAGGGAGTTGCTGGTAAAAGCTGGGGTCCGCTAAATTCTGCAAACATTCTCCTGCTAATGGCGATAAGAGACTCAATCGCTGGGCCAACTGAGCGATACGGGGAGACTGATTGGGCGGTCCCAACAAAATAACTGGGTGGGGTTTGAATGAAGAATGAGGTGCAATGGCAGACCGCACTAACACTGCCCCCATGGAATGGGCAATGATGCCATAGCGGTCTGGTTCTAGCTCTTCTAAACGTTGCTGCAAACGCTCAATAATTTGAGTATAAGATTCGATTTGGGATGAATAGCCAAACAACTCGGTGCGATATCCCGCTTGTTGTAAGTATTGAGATAACCCAAATACAGACAGGGGAGAGCGTCCCAGGCCATGAATTAGCAGTACTTTCATTACTAAATAACGTTCACTGGGAATCGCCCCTATCCATAGGCTTAAAACTTAGCCTAAATCACAGATTTATTCATGAACAAGGGGGACAGGATAGCCATGCTCTTCGATAATCTTATCCCGCTCGGCAGCTTTCAAATCTTCTGCCATCATTTCCTGGACTAATTCTGCAAAGCTAACTTTGGGGACCCATTGGAGTTTCTCCTTCGCTTTCTCAGGACTACCCAGTAAGGTTTCTACTTCTGTGGGGCGATAATAACGCGGATCTACCGCAACAATACAATTCCCTTCTTGGTCATAGCCTTTTTCATCGATGCCTTCCCCTTCCCAGCGAATTTCAATGCCGACTTCTTTGCAGGCAATCGAGACAAAATGGCGGACGCTGTATTGTTGACCGGTGGCAATGACAAAATCTTCGGGTTGGTCTTGCTGGAGCATTAACCATTGCATCTCTACATAGTCCCTGGCATGACCCCAATCTCTTAAGGAGTCCATATTTCCTAAGTACAGACATTTTTGTTTGCCCAGGTAAATCCGTGCGATCGCACGTGTGATCTTCCGGGTTACAAAGGTTTCACCCCGGAGTGGAGATTCATGGTTAAACAAAATTCCATTACAGGCATACATGCCATAGGCTTCGCGATAATTAACCGTAATCCAATAGGCATAGAGTTTGGCAACGGCATAAGGAGAGCGGGGGTAAAAGGGGGTTGTTTCTGTTTGAGGCACCTCTTGTACCAAGCCATATAGCTCAGATGTGGAGGCTTGATAAAATTTGGTTTTTTTCTCCAACCCTAGGATGCGAATGGCTTCCAAAAATCTCAAGGTACCAAGACCATCGACATTGGCGGTATACTCAGGAGTCTCAAATGAGACCGCCACATGGCTTTGGGCAGCTAAGTTATAAATCTCGTCTGGTTGGACTTGTTGCACAATTCGAATGAGATTGGTCGAATCAGTTAAGTCGCCGTAGTGCAGGAAAAAGCGTCGCTCTTTCTCGTGGGGGTCTTGATATAAGTGATCAATTCGATCGGTATTGAAGAGAGAAGCGCGTCTTTTAATCCCATGAACGTGATAGCCTTTGGCCAATAATAGCTCTGCCAAATAAGCTCCATCTTGACCCGTAATACCGGTAATGAGGGCGACTTTTGCCATGAAATTTGTCCTATGTGTGATTCAACTGTGCTGCTAATACAAGTGAATGGTTTTGATCCTATTGCCAAATGGTTCAGGGATTGAGTGTATGCGGTCAATAGGTATTCTGGAGAACAGTGTTTTTGTAATAATGCTGCAAAATTTGTTGGTAGGTATTCCCTCGCTGGGCAAGGGCCAAAGCGCCCCACTGGCTCATCCCTAACCCATGACCATGGCCGCGTCCGCTAATGGTGAAGCCGGGGGGCTTACTGGGCAAAGTTTGAGCTTGACTCGCCACTAGATCAGATTGGGGGACAACCTGAAATAAGGTACTTTTCAATTTCAGGGTTCGGCGAAATTCACGCCCTTTCATCAATTTTGTCCCCTGTTCTCCAACAATTTTGATGTGTTTGACACGGCCATGGGCCGTAGCTCCTTGAGGGGTCATAGAAAGAATATTACCCAGTCCGGAGAGTTTTTGCTGCAGCTGTGCTTGAGAAAAGTTCACAGACCATTGAAAGTTAGGCGCTTCTTGGTCAAAATCAGGAACGCCTCTCAAATAGGGGATAACGCCGCTGAATACTTGCTCGGAGTTTTCTGTATGGCCACCAGAATTTGCATGGAACAAGGCTTCAACAATATTGCCTTGATAGGTCAACACTTGCCCCGCCGTGGTTCGAACCGCTGATCGAGTGCTTTCTGCTTCACCATCGATACCGCCATAAACCTGATCTTTGGTGGTATTGACCAAGTCGTAGAGGGGGTTTTTTTGTTTGCCTTTTCGATATAGGGCAAAGGAACGGGCCGCTACGGATTGAGCCTTTAATGCTTCTTGGGGCCACGTTCTAGGCATTTCTTTGCCAATGACCCCTGCTAGATAGTCTTCCAAATCCACTTCATTAATCACTGATATGCCTTGGGCGGTCGTGATTAATCGAACTTGACCTCGATACCATCGATCTTTGATGTAAACAAAACCATCTTCGGAGGGTTCGATGGAAAGTTGCCATCCTTTTTTGCCAAAGAAGGTGACGGCTCCAGGCGTTGATTTAGCGAAGAAACCTTCTAAGGCCGGTAACGCTCCTACCGTTGTCCCTTGGCCATTGACGATGTTGGCGGAGGTGGAACTCCCAATAACTACATCTTCTTGTCCCTGTAATAGGGCGACACGTAACTCTAATGCGATCGCAGGACTCGCAACTAGAGACAACAGCAGGGATAAGCATCCCACAGGAAATGACAGATAGCGATGAAGTTTGAACTGTGATGCCGAAAGCATAGGCCAATGATGAACTGAGGAATTGAGCAATGTAACCAGGAATGGCACTGACAACGGAGTGTTTAATCCCCCTTTGCCCTCAAAGAAGTTTGACATCATACGAGTCTTAACCTGCATGATTTTATGACAGGCTGACGGGTAGGTAAAGTCAAAATATTTAGCTGCAAGGAGGAAAATACCTTCATTCATGACTGCCTACAGCAGGGAAAGTTGCCCTTTTGGTCACTATTCTCAAATTTTCGTTCAAATTATAGTTGCTAATGGATGACACCTAAAGTCTTTGGTCTTGGGCGTTGAGCAATCATAAAGGTTTAGCTTTTTCCCAACAACGTGAATAATGCCTCTCCTTTGCAGCTTTTTCAAGGTATGAACCCGTTAGAGAGAGGGTGAGTGGCCCAACCGCATTTGGGTTAACGGATGCCATGGGTGGCATGGAAATCACTTTGCACCTTTTTAGTGAGTCGTTGGGATATTTGTCGAACAATCTGTTGTAGCAACTTATCACCTGCCCCTTGAATCATTTTGCGAGGGAGACGGAGAATAAATTGAGGAAACACAATAGCAACGTCTAAAGCCAAGTCCCATTCCACAGAGGTTTGGGGGGTGGATGAATTGGCTTTAGCATCAGAGGTCTCGTTTAGATACATTGCAGCTTGAAAATCGACTTGATAGCAGTGATCAAACTTGTTCTGGACAGGGATAGTTGTAATCCGGTAAACCCCTTCCTCTTGAGGAAGGAGCTCTAAGCCAATTTGGGGCTCCACTTCAAACCCAAAGGAGCCATACCGCCCCAAGGAAAGAATATACCCATTACTGCCGACGGGCTCTACCTTCATGGGATGGGCACATCGACAGAACCAGCCTTGATGAGCATCCAAATAGGCCATTACCGTTGCTTTGTCAGCTTTAAGGTCCATTTGGCCTTTGAACTGATTCTTGAAATGGAGGGCTTGCGACAATCCAGTTTCAAGTTCGGGATTAGTGACAGAGACAAATTGTACAAATCTTGATGAAGATTCTGACTGACTTAAACATCCCGCTTCAGGACATGGAACAAGCTGCTTCTCGATATCTTGCTGCGTATTGGATGATTGCATCTGTCTACCTATGACTCCGTCTTCAAAACCCTCATTCTTTAGGATCGACCAATTCCATTTAAATTTCGACAGTCGTCGAAAAATTATTTTTTGGAATTTTAGTGTAGTTTCTGAAGAAGAAACATTCGAACCGGCGAGAGAGTCTAAATGCTTACTGGTTATCTTTTATTCTAAGAATCATTAAAGAATATGGTTCATACTCTAATCAGTGAGTTTGATCACCTTTCAACCCCAGGTTTCCAAAAAGTTGCAGGTATTTCTATCCCTGACGGGTATGACCTCAACTTGGCATAGGTAGATATGGGTAATATCGTATATAGTTTGTGTCCATCAATTAATCGTTTATTTTGCTTCTGAGCTGAGAAAAATCATGAATATCCGCCTGATTCGGTCCCAAGTCTCGACTTTAGCAATGCTGAGTGCTCTTACCTGCTTCGCATCACTTCCTGCAATGGCTCAGTCCTCGCCAACCAACGATCCCTTACAGGATTTTCAGCTAGAGGATTCAAATAGTGCCGAGGAGATATTCACTGATCGCGGCGGACCCGGATCCTTATTGAATCTATTGAATCGCTTACAGCAGGTGAATAGTCGTTCTGGTAGCGAGTTTGCCGAGGATCAATCTGCTAGTTTTGACTCAGCCGTTGATGCCTTTCGCAAAAAACAGCAGGAACAGTTAGGTTCACCTACCCAGTCTGCTCCTGAGACCAGTGGTACCGACATCGACATACCTTAAGGACTATTTCGAACCGAAATCTTTGTTCTATTTGCTGGGTATCTTGGGTAAATAGCTTTCTTTTTTGTCCTTTATTCCCCTTTCTCGCTTTTGGCTTACCTATCCTCTTTTTTGATGCTGGGCCCAGGTGTGCTGGCTGTTACGCCTGCAGCCCAAGTTGCGGTTAATCAACCGATTGTCCAGGTCGCTAGTGCCAGTATTAATCAGGGCAATCAGATTCAACTCAATGGTCGTACCTATCCAGTTGCTTGGACCCAATGGCAAGATTCGGCCCAATCCTCTCCATCCATAGGGATTAGCGATAGTGGTTTAAATCGCCGGTTTGGAGTGGACTTAACCAGCTCGAATGATTTTCGGCAGCAGCCTGTGCAATGGTTTACCCCTAAGCCCATTGCCTTAACGACTCGGTTTAGTGAAAACGGGACTTCTCGATATCTCGATGTTTCAGCTTTGGCCCGATCGGTTAACTGGCAGATTCAACCCCAGGGTAATGTCCTCAAAATTAAGTCTCCTCCCGCAAAGATTGGCAAGATAAGGGCGGGTCGACAGCAATGGGGACATCGTTTGGTAATTGACCTCGATCAGCCTACCCCCTGGCAAATGGAGCGGTTGACCAATAGTCGAAGCGGGAAAAAAGATCGCGAATTTGTCTTGGCCATTGATGCTACAGCTGCAGCCGGATTGGGTAAAGCTTGGAAATTTCCTGCGAAATCCGCGTTAAAGTCTTTGAAAATCACCCGAAAGCAGGGAAGAACGCTCTTAAGTGGTGTTATTAAAGGGACGATGCGTCCTCGGGTGTGGATGCTGACTAATCCCAATCGATTGGTCATTGATATTAAAGGTGGCGTTCCTGAACAACGCAGTATCCTATGGGCCCCGGGTATTCTTCGGCAAGAGCGAGTCATTGCCTTAGGCAACAAACAATATCCCGTCACTTGGTTAGCCTTAAATCCGCAGACACCAGGGTTGAAGCTTCAGCCCATTTGGGGGAATCGGAATGCTCTATTGGGGATTCATCCTCTCTTGTCGATGGCTAAAGGAACCCAGGTTGCAGCAGCCATTAACGCAGGGTTTTTTAATCGTAAAAATAAGACCCCCTTGGGAGCCATTCGTCAAAATGGTCAGTGGATTTCGAGCCCCATTTTAAATCGAGGTGTGGTGGCTTGGAATCCGCAGGGGCAGTTCCAAATGGGACGCATTAACCTACAGCAAGTCCTGAGTACGTCTTCTGGTAAGCGATTATCGATTGTGTCTCTTGACAGTGGCTATCCCCAAAAAGGAATTGCTCGATATACGCCGACTTGGGGCCCCACTTATACGCCTATTCTCAAAACTGAAAAAATTATTACTGTTGTTAATAATCAGGTCGTTTCGGAAAAAGTCAGTACGAGCGCCAAATCTTTTGCGATTCCTAAAAACGGCTATTTGCTAGTACAGAGGTCCTTTGAGGTCGGTGGAGCCTTGGCTTCTGGAACTCAGCTTCAGATCCAAACTGCCACTACACCTGCGAGCTTTAATGCCTTTCCCAATATTGTGGGTGCTGGACCTTTGTTGGTGAGTAATAGTCAAGTGGTGTTGAATGCCAAGGCTGAAAAATTCCGCCCTCCTTTTGATACTCAATCTGCGCCTCGGAGTGGGATTGGGCAAACGGCAGATGGCACGATTTTGTTGGCAGCGGTTCATAACCGAGTCGGTGGTCCTGGCCCAACCTTGAAGGAATGGGCCTTGATCATGCAGCGGCTGGGATCTGTCAATGCTTTAAATCTAGATGGAGGAAGTTCGACCAGTTTGTATCTAGGGGGTCAACTTCTGGATCGCCACCCAGTGACGGCAGCTCGGGTTCAAAATGGTATTGGGGTGTTTTGGCAGCCTAATGCAAAGTAATTTGCTGAACCTAGGTTCTTGAGTTAGATTGTTCAAGGTTGACAATCTGTCAACGAGTTTGTTCTTAATCTAGAGTGCATTAAGAATAAAACCTGTAAGCGAATGTTTTTGACACTTCTCTTTTTTGAGCTGATTGTGAATAACTGTTTGTTTATATAAATTGACCTTTGTTCGTGACAAAGATCACCTAAAAAAAATCCTCTGGTTGCTTAAATCATAATGTTATGCATTGAATGCCCAAGTGCATTCGATCAATTTAGTTCTAGACGATTGGGGATTTTGGCATGGCCCTGTCCTGATTAAGCAATTGTCTACTCATGTCAATTAAAAAACCCTATTGAGGTAAGTAGGAACCGTGGTCCAAACTCAACCATCCAACCTTTTAGCAGCACCTGTGCCTGCTCACCAAGGTGTTGCTGCAACTGAGCTGCGTCCTTGGGGATCTTTTACCATTTTGGAAGAAGGCCAAGGCTATAAGATCAAGCGAATTGAGGTTAAGCCTGGGCACCGTTTGAGTTTGCAGATGCATCATCACCGAAGTGAGCATTGGATTGTCATTGCCGGTATCGCTAAAGTTGTGCGAGGCGAGGAAGATTTGATGCTGAGCGCCAATGAGTCTACTTATGTGCCTCGGTTTACCCAACACCGGCTGGAGAACCCTGGCATGGTGCCTTTGGTTTTGATTGAGGTTCAAAACGGCGAGTATTTAGGCGAAGATGATATTGTGCGCTTTGATGATGATTACGCACGATAGTCATTAGCGATGGGAATACACAGCTCAACATGATTCAACTCAGCCCTACTGCCATTGGTGAATTAAAACGCCTTCAAAAGAAGCATTTACCTACTGGCCAGCTCCGTATTGTTGTTGATGCCAGTGGCTGTAAAGGGTTGGCCTATCAAATGCAGTTTGCTGAATCACCCCAACTAGACGATCAAGTGTTTGATTGTGAGGATATTCAGGTGGTTGTTGAAAAGGCAAGCATGAAATACCTCTCCGGTTTAACCCTGGACTATACCGAGGATTTGATGGGTGGAGGGTTTCGCTTTTACAACCCCAATGCGGTTGAAACCTGTAGCTGCGGACATTCCTTTGCCATTGCCAGCCCTTAGAAAAATACAGCTGAATATTGTGTCTTTCCCTCGCAACGAGAGTGTTGCGAGGGAAAGTTTTAGGTTTATTCAGGGGTTGCTGGTGCTGGATTGGGGGAGGGGTTGGGACTCGTGCTAGGAGGCTGTGAATTTGGATTGGGAGGCGCTTCTGCCGTTTCTTTGGCCGCAGCTTTAATTTGGTCTTTGTATTGGCCAGGGGCTAACTTCTCGGCTGAGTTAAAGAGAATGCCTGCTTCTTTGGTTTTTCCTTGTTCTCTAGAGAGAATGGCTTTGGCAAAAACTGGGCGAAAATCGTTAGGGTCTTTGGCAATAAGTTTGTCGTAGACTCCAACGGCCTGATCGAACTGCTTTTGCGTGGCATAGACTTGCCCGAGCAAAAGCTGGACAGCACTTTCATTAATGCTGTTGGGCTTTACTTGATTCGCTTGTGGAGCGTTTTTAAGGGTGGTCTGCAGGAGTTCTGTGGCGGCTGAGGGGCGTTGTTGTTCTACCAATAGGCTCACAAAACCTTGGAGGGCATCCATATTGCCGGGTTCGGTGACTAAGATACTGCGATAGGTTTGAGCTGCACTTTCCCTTTTACCTGTTTTCTGCAGGGTTTGGGCGAGAAGAACTTGATATTGAGTTTGTTCTGGATTCAACTCAATTAGTTTTTCTAAGGGGTCAAGCAGATCTTTTTCGGTTTTTAGGCCGATTTTAATCATTTGACTCCGGGCTTCGGCTAAACCGCGCAGAGCATCTGGATTGTCTGGTTCTTTTTCTAAGATTTGTAAGTAGCCGTTTTCGAGGTCTTGCAGGTTCTTTTTCTCGATGTCTGAAACGACGGGTGGCGTTGGAGTTGTGCCTGGGGTCGGAACAGTGGGTGAGGGAGAAGGGCGGGAGCTAAGGATACTGTCGAAAATCGAGCCGAAAGAAAACCCGACTAAGGCGACGACGGCAACAACGACAAAAACCCAAATGAACCAACGGTTAGACTTTTTTTGCACGGGTAGTGGTTGAACTCTCTAGCTATTATTAGGGATAGTGCTCGTAATGCAGCTTATCTCAAAGTACGAAGTTTCGGAGCAGAAAGACGTACTCTAAAGATTTCTCGTAGATTTCTGAGCATGCGTTAGGAATTTTATGCAGCGATTTGCTGGACATAAAGGCTATGGGTGATCGGCATTTAGTTCTAGTGACCGGGCCAGCTCGTTCCGGTAAGAGTGAATGGGCTGAAAACCTGGCGAGTCAGTCTAATTTGTTGGTAATATATGTGGCTACGGCGGCTGACTATCCTGAAGATCAGGAATGGCAGGCTCGCATCCAAGCCCATCAGCAGCGCCGTCCTGCCGATTGGCAAACGATACATGCACCGATTGATTTGGCTGAGATCATTCAATCACAACCTGGGTCGGTGTGTTTACTGATTGACTCCTTAGGCACTTGGCTGACCAATGTTTTGGACCAGGATGCTGCACTGTGGGCAGATACTTTGCAGAAATTGTTGAAAGCTTTGGTGCAGGCTGAGGGCCAAGTTATTGTTGTCGGCGAGGAGACGGGTTGGAGTGTGGTGCCAGCGTATCCTTTGGGGAGACTATTTCGCGATCGCATGGGGGAATTGCTGCGCCAGATTGGGGCGATCTCAGATCAAGTCTACTTAGTGTCGGCAGGTTATGCCCTAAATCTTAAAGCTTTAGGGACTTATGTTGCTCCTATGGTGCCACCTGACCATCTCAAAAGAGATTGACCGTAAGGTGTTGAAGTGTTTTTAGATCTGTCTCGGGACCGATGTCGCTACCCTAAAATTTGAGTTAGAGTCACCCTATCAGTGTGAGACCCAAAGAGCGTTTAAGCATTATGGCTTCCCAACAACAAGTTAAAGATTATTTAGCCTCTTGGTTGCAGCTTGGTAAACCGATCCGGGTGGGTCTACAACAAGAACCCCACTCTATTTCACGAGTCGTTCTGGGTGAGCACTATAGTCCTGAGTTCGAATCTCTTTGGCGATATATCCAAAGCACTGAATCTGGAGAGTGCTGTTTGGATGGTGTTGTGCCCACGGTAGAAGATCTATTGACGGATCAATGGGAAATTACGGATTGTTCCCGCTGTCAGATGCCCGTGAGTTTGCCAGTTGCAGGCATCGCATCCCCAGAATGTCCTTGTCATGACTTATCGAACTGGCCTAATAATGAGCTGCCCCAGCCCCGGACGCCGGTTGATAGTGCCGGGCATCTACGATCCATTTATCATCGATTAACCCATACCTCTTCAGACTAGGGCTTTGGTCGATAGGATTCTGACAGCACTCCTTGGCAATATGGAATGTCAATAGGGGTTGTTTTCGGTAAATTCAGACTCTTCGAACTCGGTATATCGTCTACGGCGGGATAGTCGTTTGGACCAGAGCGGGGTTGCGATCGCACCTGCCAATACGCCCATCCCAGTGGCAAACCCCAATACAATCCCCACGGGGATGGGGACAGAGCGCCAGGCTAAAAAGTGGACGGAAACCGCTGTAGCATTTTGAACAGACAAAATTGCTGCAATAGCGATACCTAAACTAAAGAGCAGGGATAACAGCAGATGCATGGTGATGAGCTTTGATGGGACTAATGTGTTCAGGGGATGGGACAACCCAGACAGATTAAGAAATTGCGTTTTATGGACAGAGTTGAGAAAAATGGGGTTTCCATAGTACAAGTGCATTGTAGCCTGACACCTTTTCGTGGGGGTTGGGCAGAATTGGATTGCCCCCTTCCTATACCCCATTGATTTCGCCAGATCTGAAGGAACCTCACTCATGTCCAACCAATTAAACCTACTCTCATCCGGTAAAGTCATCGCGACCGCTTTGCATACCGAGATGGAGCAGTCCTACTTGGAATATGCCATGAGCGTCATTGTTGGGCGAGCGTTGCCCGACGTCCGGGATGGATTAAAACCTGTGCATCGGCGGATTCTCTATGCCATGCATGAGCTAGGATTGACGCCAGATCGCCCCTATCGTAAATGTGCCAGAGTCGTAGGCGATGTGCTGGGTAAATACCATCCCCACGGGGATCAGGCAGTTTATGATGCCTTGGTTCGGCTGGTTCAAGATTTTTCGAGTCGGTATCCCTTGCTGGCGGGGCATGGCAACTTTGGGTCCGTGGATAACGATCCACCTGCAGCCATGCGATATACGGAAACCCGCTTGTCTCCCATTGGCAATCAGTCCCTGTTGGAGGAAATTGGCGAATCCACCGTTGAATTTGCCGCCAACTTTGATAACTCCCAGCAAGAACCCACGGTCTTACCGGCTCAACTCCCCACCCTCCTCCTCAACGGCTGTTCTGGGATTGCCGTGGGAATGGCCACCAATATTCCCCCTCACAATTTGAGTGAGATTGTTGATGCTCTGGTGGCATTGATTGATTCCCCAGAAATGACCTTAGAAAAATTGATGACCTTGGTGCCTGGGCCAGACTTTCCCACTGGGGGAGAGATTGTTGGCAAACAGGGGATTATTGATGCCTACACCAATGGTCGAGGAAGCATCACCGTCCGGGCTGTGACCTCCATTGAGGAAGTCCAACCGGGACGAGGGCGTCATCGCCGTCCCGTGATTATTGTGACGGAACTGCCCTATCAGGTCAATAAGGCAGGCTGTATTGAAAAAATTGCCAGCTTAATTAACCAAGGCCGGATTGAGGGAATTGCAGATCTGCGCGATGAAAGCGATCGGGAAGGGATGCGAATTGTCATTGAGCTGAAGCGAGAAGCTCAACCTCCAGTTGTTTTGGAGCAGCTGTATCGGCTTACCCCTCTGCAGTCGAATTTTGGGGTGATTATGTTGGCTTTAGTCAATGGAGTGCCCCTGCAACTGTCCTTGAAAGAGGTATTGCAAGAATTTCTCGATTTCCGAGAGCAGACGGTCACCCGCCGCTATCAAAATCAGTTAGAGCAAGCTCAAAGTCGTCAACATTTAGTCGAGGGGCTTATTAATGCTCTCGATCGTTTGGATGACTTGATCGAGATTCTTCGCCATGCCCCGGATGGAACGACGGCAAAAGTTGAACTCAAATCTCAATTCAAATTGAGTGACAGTCAGGCCGATGCGATCTTAGCAATGCCGATGCGGCGACTGACGGGGTTAGAGCAACAAAACCTCCGACAAGAATTTGATGATCTGGCCCAAGAAATCGGCGATTTGGAGCGGTTACTGGGAAATCGTCATGAACTTCTAAAAGCCTTGAAGAAAGATCTGCGAGCCCTGAAAAAGCAATATAGCGATCCGCGACGGACCGTTATCTTGGGGGCTGCAGCTAAAACCGAGATATTAGCAGCACCGGTCAGTGACGAACCCGTCGTTGTAGAGCTGAACCAGCGGGGGTATGTTCGCTGCTTACGAGTTTCGAAGCGTAAAAGTGGATCTGCTGAATTACCAGGGGAGTTAGCCGAATTCTCGACAGATCTGACTGTTTTTCGGCAAACAGCTGAATTAACAACAGATCTGCTGTTGTTTACGGGCAGTGGGAAAGCCTTGGGGGTGAGTTTGAAATCCATCCCATTTACATCCAGCAAAGGCAAGGGTAAACCTTTAGTCACTCTATTACCCGATTCGGGACGCGATGATGAAATTATTGCCCGTTTTCTCAGCACCGAAATTTCAGATACCAGTCAGCTTATTCTGCTGTCTCAGCAG
The Acaryochloris marina S15 genome window above contains:
- the gyrA gene encoding DNA gyrase subunit A encodes the protein MSNQLNLLSSGKVIATALHTEMEQSYLEYAMSVIVGRALPDVRDGLKPVHRRILYAMHELGLTPDRPYRKCARVVGDVLGKYHPHGDQAVYDALVRLVQDFSSRYPLLAGHGNFGSVDNDPPAAMRYTETRLSPIGNQSLLEEIGESTVEFAANFDNSQQEPTVLPAQLPTLLLNGCSGIAVGMATNIPPHNLSEIVDALVALIDSPEMTLEKLMTLVPGPDFPTGGEIVGKQGIIDAYTNGRGSITVRAVTSIEEVQPGRGRHRRPVIIVTELPYQVNKAGCIEKIASLINQGRIEGIADLRDESDREGMRIVIELKREAQPPVVLEQLYRLTPLQSNFGVIMLALVNGVPLQLSLKEVLQEFLDFREQTVTRRYQNQLEQAQSRQHLVEGLINALDRLDDLIEILRHAPDGTTAKVELKSQFKLSDSQADAILAMPMRRLTGLEQQNLRQEFDDLAQEIGDLERLLGNRHELLKALKKDLRALKKQYSDPRRTVILGAAAKTEILAAPVSDEPVVVELNQRGYVRCLRVSKRKSGSAELPGELAEFSTDLTVFRQTAELTTDLLLFTGSGKALGVSLKSIPFTSSKGKGKPLVTLLPDSGRDDEIIARFLSTEISDTSQLILLSQQGKIKRLPMSEFAEMTSRGLGAAKIKSGDQLGWVVKAEQETNVAIATSSGRLLNIPVTEIPEMGRTAQGNQVFRLRKQESIVGMAAVQDDADLLLISSKGYCKRLPIDLLRLGKVGDLGTQAMQFMIKSDGLIALLPASPNQDVIVLSNQDRAARLNIETLPMWGQDGPGTHLLKTKRGEALERTIIIPKPENEV